The Mercenaria mercenaria strain notata chromosome 6, MADL_Memer_1, whole genome shotgun sequence genome contains the following window.
ctgccctgggggtcccaagtttaacatagacttatctaggaaaattattaaaaatcttcttgttctaaagttcaaggcctaggcctttgatatttggtgtgtagcattgcctagtggatctcttacaagattgttcaaattatacccctggggtgaaaagaggccctgccctgggggtcacttgctatatgagttatataggaaaaagtacttaaaaagtattagatcatagttcctagactgtttaattataattacctgatgatcccaagtgattaggggtcacctaactgtgaccttgacctactgacctactttcttgttttttaagattcagccttgaaatttggatgacatgtacagttaagcacacagatcttaaaactgactttcagtgaccatgaatgtgacctactgacctattttctttatattttagcatcagtttgtcatttgaaacatgtggctcatattactcgggtgagcaatccagggtcatcctgaccctcttgttttaatttttaaagtagtTATCATTGATATTGTTTGTCTGTTACTATGGTACAGgcttaaatatttgaatttctgtTTCATAATTTCAGGCTTCTACGTTACTGTTTTTGTACGCAAATCCACCAGACAGAGTGAGAGTGATCAAGATTCTAGAACCAGTAAGGATACTACTTTTAGAACTGAACAATTTCTGTTATATTAGTATTAGTTGTGACTTAAAATGCAAATAACTtcaaatgtcatgtaataaaacacttattgaatggcttcgAGTCAGTAGTCAAAACAGTCTTGATGGAGCCTCGGCCCATAAATTGACCTAAGGCAGTACTTTTGATTATttactggcaagccattcagCAAATGTATAATATCATTAACACATGGTATAAGATGGTTTTTTGATATGTTTAAAGTCTCTACAACAAAGCTCTATACTGGGAGTGTTGTGTAAGTATAAGATAGAAGCTAAGAAACCTAAAAGGGATGTAAGGAGCATAGCAACCAGGGTCAGTTAGGGTTTTCCTATATTTCCTATGCAGCTGTACATATTGCAGTCTCTTAATATAgtcttaacctgctaaatttcgataatgaacttgtccatctttcaatttggacagtaccattaactgttgaaaggggtgtttaccaaaaatatactgactgaatggcgaacagtgcaggtcatgatcagactgcacagatgtgcaggctgatcatggcctgcactggtcgcaaaggctgaatcgatcgtgtccagcatggaaAGGGTTAATGTAGTCTTAACAATGAATAGGCTGATATGTACATGTTCTATACTCTAGAGGAATAAAgattgaaatgttttgaaaaggtCTGATGTGTGACTGGTTGAAAAAGTAGAATAGATACTAAGCttggaaaaatataaacaaaaatatttaagacaaaaatattgaAAGACACTTTTATAAGATGATATTTTGCACAGCGGCTAtcgttaaatatttatataaaaatatctataaCATTTGTTGGGGATTTGTTTCCTTCGTGGGACCCTTCcagtaaaataaatcttaactaaAAAAAACAGCTACCATTTATTGTGTTccataaaacataataattactgttTGGCAGAAACCACagtttgttttatcatttataaaagcATATACATTATTTTTCAGAGACTTTGTCGTATGAGTTGCCAGGATGCTAGGCAGATTATTGGTGCTGTAACTGTTCAAAATGATAAACTCATTGTTCTAGATTGCATAAAAAGGTATTCACaagtttataatgttttttttcccacaAGATTTTTTAAGTGCTTAAATGAATAATTCATTCACaatacttaaaacataaaaaaatacttcACGCTTTTTTTTTCCAGCAAAATGTAATTGTAACCTATTGCTGTAAGGTGCTGCTTTATATTCAATATCTTGGTTGTTTAACACGAatgtattgttaaaaaaaaaaatctgtttgaaaataatttatattggaTGGTAATGAATGGATGTACTTAAATTTTGTATCAAGTTAGTAAAATACAAAAAGTGAAATTTCCTAAAAAGTTAAGATTTACATGCATTCTATAATGAAATTTCAGCAAGCTTAACTATTTATTATATTACAGGGTGTTAACAGACAGTCAGACGAAACTAGGTGAAGAATATATACTCAGTGCATTTCCTTTTGAATGTGATAAATTTAAGGCAATACATATTCTTAACACGGTAAGAAACTGTAGttaaattatgtttaattatataatattttgttttgagtaaaagcataaaaataacagtttttgGCAGATGTTGTTCTCAGATTTTAATAGGTTATGGTTTTCATACCCCCTGgatacaaagtatatgcaggctatattggagtcacacaatcatgtctgtctgtctgttggtccgAGCAAACAAGGACATTTGAAGGGTACTGAGGGCAATAGGTAGCAATAGATTGGGTATTTTCTGTTGATTGTTTGGTACTTTGTAGCAAAAGAAATACTGGGTGTCAGCAAACATCTGTTCATAAGAACACCATCATTCTgtccatatcttcttaacaacttggaagattttcataaaacttacatTAGTTATAAACCTCATCAAGATCATATGCATAGGTATAACTAGATAACTATGTCCAAGATGAAGGTCACAGTTAGAGTTCAAAGATCAGATATCTTAAATTTGTGTCGGCTCCATATATACCTTGTTAACTACTGGGAGGATTTTCGTAAAACTAGCATCAGTCGTtacctaaacaaaacaaaaacctaaacaaaacaaaaacctaaacaaaacaacataaaggGTGCACAACCCAGCTAGGCCACTagttttagtttttgtttgtttttcgtttgGAGGtgggattttttttcaacagtatttcagttatgtaatttGATGATAAAATGAAGTATCACTCGGTAATTTAAAGCGAAGATACTACATTTTTGCTtgtaacaaaatgtcacatttatgaacaaGTTGTAATACATTAAAGGCAGGATTAGTGAAGGTATAATTATATTGATCTGTACCTATGCCTTATCATTGTATGAAGGTGACTTGTTTTAACCCCTTGGGCTTGCACAAAGTGATCCTTTACTTGACCAGCCTACACCTTGTGTTCTGCATTGGTGTTCTTCAGGAAGATTGAATCTTGTCCTTGTGTTTGAGACTGGTTCAGAAATGTAGTTTTTACATTTACGTGTTTGATTGAGAAACAACCTTCTTGGTGCTCAAGTTATGATCCTTtcagttatatacatgtaattgcagACCTTGTTTATGAATGTTACGTACATTGctaattttttatataactatATAGGTGAGCTCTTTTGTTGGTGAGAATGTCGCAGCCGGAGGTCATCAAGGTTATGCTGCTCTTGGAGGATTGTACACACAGGCAAGGCCAATGGTTCCTCATCTCTATGGTGATGTAAACTACCAGGCACAACAGATACCTGTAAGTAGGAATAATGATTCatgattttgatatgaaataGATAATgactgttgtttattttttaccctggttttataaaaataatttcaaaactgcgAAGACTTTGAAATTGTTCATGTGTTAAAATACAGTAACACACATTATGGTAAAATTTTCATGCCCTACAGGACACAAGTTTATATCCTGATAAAAGCTGAATTTTACTGCTGTCTTAAACACATATTTTATCAGAACCATTCAAAACCTTCTTCATCATTAATGTGTGGCACATTGgattaaaatgaaaacatgaaacgtaaaagcattttttttatataaagtgtcGATCACTCTTATTGTATCTTAAAGCTAATGTCAAAGAAGAATTggtaaatttgtatattttactatttttagggTCAAGGTCAGGTTCAAATAGCTCCCCAGGCTCAGCCAGGCGTGGTCCCCTCTATATATACAGGACATCCATCTTATGCATACCCGCCAGACATGAGCTACATTAAGGATCGTGGCTACCCAGGTGCCGCTGAACACCCAGTCTGTGAATCTAATATAAAACCATACCCTGCCGGAGCCCCACCACTGTCCTACCATAGCGGAGCACCAAACCCTACTGGATTCACAACAATGGCATAGAGACAATTCTTATTTTCacaatttggaaaatattttctCTTAGTTAAATACtattaattaattcattcatttgGACTTAAATTGAATAAATCTTACTCACACTGTACTGATTATAAGTATTCAAAAAATTTTAGATATCCATTGTTCATGTTGTGCAAAAGAACTTGATATAACTGCATATTTGGAGAAATAGCGAAGTGGAAATTGAATACTTAACGTGTTAAAGAATTGTATATATCTAATAATGTTGAAATCAAATAATGTGTAAATTTATCAAAAGTgttaccagtattttataattgttaatgTTAAATTCCGTCCTTTTACAGACCAGTATTATGTCCGTTATCACAATTTGATTAATTTGGTATTATAGTTTTTTTGTTAAGTTTGAAAATTGCTGGAATAGACCTATTTGTTAAGTTGATGTACATAATGtgtatttcatgattttttttgttgcttttgaaGCTGCCAAACTCTTGTAACCAATGTCATTTCTGGAAAATTTTACTATTCATTTTGCTTGAGATTTTGTACAGTTATTTTTAGTACAGttaatttttgccattttaaatatGCTTGGTCCTTGATTTAAAGAGTTTGTGTCAGTTTTTATCAACCGTGATTATTAAAACTGAAGAtaaattttatatggaaaatataaAGGTTGGGTCAGTTTCTCAAAGGAAGTGCTGAGGAACTGAACATTCtgcttgttttgtttattttaaaaacaaaagtttctaAAATGGTTGCGTCGTTGTTGAAGTGCAATTGTGACTGAGAAAATATATGTGATATGTTTTTACTGTATTacgaaatacaattatttatatatttttttttactagttAGTTTTACACATACATATTCTTTTTGTGTATGTTACACTTATATGTGTATACGTTACATGTTTTGAGCATTTGTTTAGATGTGACCGGTAAATTATGCATATTGTATAGGGTagaaaaacacaatttttattgTCAGTATTAAAATCATAATACATTTGCTTATTTCAGTACAATCTACACACAAAAAGGAGTATTACATGACTGAGTTATAGTTTTTCATTTCCACATATTTGGAAATGtaactgttactaaatatagtcATATCATCTGTGAAACACTTTTTGCAGATTTTGTTCTATTCAAAAATAACGTAACAGGCCTTCATCTTCTTCAGATTATTTCCACTCTAAAATTATTGACTCTGTAGTTTTGAGCTGCTGATTATAATTAActtatggttattttttttaaactgaatgtcgcaaaaaaaaaatgctactgaagatgtaacatttttattttttttaaataaacagtaTTTTCTTATATAGTATTAAAAATCACATGTGCAGAGCAGTATTAATtgtaaatcaaaatatattttgataaatatttttgttttgtttatagaaaatatttacatattggtAGTTGAAATTAGATCTCCAAACTTAATGACAGAAAGGTATTTCATAATATTATAGTCATTTGACATTTTCTTGGAGCACTTATAATATAGACTAGATTTTTTCTTCAAACAggttttattttccatatatagttatattgttttattaaagaatTTTGTAATCGAAATAGATACAGTTATGCAATTGAAACAAGTATTGTTTGATGTGGAAATAAAATTGTGCTGAATTTTACGTGGTCTCACCTTGTCTATGAACTTCTTCCTGTTTCCTAATTTTAGGAGAACTTTGTGTATGTATAGTTTTTCTAAAATTCTTGTGAAGTGTATAGTAGATTTCTATACAGGATGACTGACAAACATAAAGTTTGATGTTTTAGATACAGATTTGTGTACCATTTTTACCGATGTGATACTTGATTGAGGTTGAACGTACCATAACACAATCTTTATGACCTGCTTTGACAACCTTGACCCACACGGATGAAAGTAGCAGTCTGCATATAAACACATTGTGGTGAGTAAATTTTGTGAAATGTAATAGAACAATCCTTCATAAAGGTTAAAAGACAGTTGTGACCTTTGATCCCTTTTTGTGACCTTAATCTTGAATCAACAGACTAAAAAGTCAATAAGATACACAACAACAGACTTTGTACTTTGATCACATTGTTATCTTGGAAAAACAGGAACATGTCTGAAAGTTAAGTGCTGAATATTGTATTATTACGGGATAAAAATTTTGAGCACATTTATCTAAGGAAGTAAAAATgatttaacccttaacctgctacatttctataatggactggtccatctttcaattttgacagtaccacttattactcaaaggggttttcactgaaaatttactgactgaatagcgaacagtgcagaccatgatcagactgcacggatgtgcaggctgatcttggtctgcactggtcgcaaaggcagaatcatctgccaccagcaggctaagggttaaagctgACATCAAATACTGCTTTCTTGTCCTTTCATCGCGTGATACCCACTTCACCTTTAGGGAAATGACACTGTTAAAAGATGCTTTCCCTAGTGAGTTGACATTGTATAAAgctgcactctgcacattgtcttgttatgtcaaacatttttgcgATGTTCTTAAAAAATTCTTTGAGGGAGTAAAAACATGTAGAACAGATCATATTCTAATTACAAGACTTGACCTCAGCCCTCGACCTTTTCTTTGAAGTTACTGTCTACATATTGTTTAGTCGTGGGGAACACTAATGCCAGGTAATATAGCTGTTCAAAGGATTAAAAAGATATGGAGCTGACACAAAATATGGTTATGTAACATTTGATATTAACATACAGCCTTGACAAAGCTTCAGGTTGTGTTCTGCACATCCCCTTGTTACTGAAAAAATGTGTGCCATGATGTTTGAAACTTGTCAAAGGGGATAAGAAGATACGGAGTTGACAGAAAGTACTCCTTATATGACATAGGTACAGTGTATATGACATGTACAACCTCGATCTTGAACTGCCATCAGACTACACATCCTTCCCATTATGCAGTGAACAAGCAAATGAAATTTGGCAGAAATAGGCCCAATCATTTTCCAGTTGTAGAACTGAActggtcactttgaccttgaccaagATGTTGTTGTACTAGCATGTCCTCGGGAAGTTCTGGTATGCTTTTTACATCTCGAGTCACGAAATGGGGCTAGCCGGCAAAATATGTTGAATGCCAGAGCCCAGGTGAGGCCAATTATCTAATATATATGATTTTCCTCTGGCTATCTCAAACTCATTGATTGCGACCTCAGTAATTTCAAGGTTCAGGCA
Protein-coding sequences here:
- the LOC123549037 gene encoding uncharacterized protein LOC123549037 → MPLEITKMAKDAMPDALFGQLVDRINQETSSAEKKVEILYGSRGFFNASQASTLLFLYANPPDRVRVIKILEPRLCRMSCQDARQIIGAVTVQNDKLIVLDCIKRVLTDSQTKLGEEYILSAFPFECDKFKAIHILNTVSSFVGENVAAGGHQGYAALGGLYTQARPMVPHLYGDVNYQAQQIPGQGQVQIAPQAQPGVVPSIYTGHPSYAYPPDMSYIKDRGYPGAAEHPVCESNIKPYPAGAPPLSYHSGAPNPTGFTTMA